From the genome of Vigna angularis cultivar LongXiaoDou No.4 chromosome 11, ASM1680809v1, whole genome shotgun sequence, one region includes:
- the LOC108333201 gene encoding protein ROOT HAIR DEFECTIVE 3 homolog 1 isoform X1 — protein MQMASQDHCCSTQLLDGDGTINVAGIENFMKEVKLGECGLSYAVVSIMGPQSSGKSTLLNSLFNTNFREMDAFKGRSQTTKGIWMAKCVGIEPCTLVMDLEGTDGRERGEDDTAFEKQSALFALAISDIVLINMWCHDIGREQAANKPLLKTVFQVMMRLFSPRKTTLLFVIRDKTKTPLENLEPVLREDIQKIWDSVPKPEAHKETPLSDFFIVEVVALSSFEEKEEQFKEQVASLRKRFQHSIAPGGLAGDRRGVVPASGFSFSAQEIWKIIKENKDLDLPAHKVMVATVRCEEIANEKYDLLVSNKDWCELKEAVQSGPISGFGKNLNSLLTACLSEYDAEANYFDEGVRTAKQKQLQEKLLQLVQPAFQSALGHVRSKAFDKFKAAFDKALNGGEAFSSAANTCVESCMAKFDEGCADVVIEIADWDTSKVREKLRRDVDAHVSSVRASKISELVSSYEEKLKEALSAPVETLLDGANNDTWSSIRKLLNRETLSAVSGFSAELDRYDMDEETKKSMIVTLEDYAKGVIEARAREEASRVLIRMKDRFMTLFSHDSDSMPRIWTGKEDIRAITKSSRSECLKLLSVMAVLRLADADDIYDIEKTLTVALADSSSDSGKDKSITTLDPLASSTWEQVPTSKTLITPVQCKSLWKQFKTETEYTVSQAIAAQEANNRSNNWLPPPWAIVALLILGFNEFMTILRNPLYIGVIFVGYLLMKSLWVQLDVAGEFQNGALPGIISLSSKFIPVIMNLVRKLAEEAQNAAAGDHSGNSSKRYERPVPSGRVTSSSSSSRLTSLGNRTDSTESISPLKEE, from the exons ATGCAAATGG CATCCCAGGACCATTGTTGTTCCACTCAGCTTCTTGACGGAGATGGTACAATCAACGTTGCCGGAATCGAAAACTTCATGAAAGAAGTTAAATTAGGTGAATGTGGGCTTTCCTATGCCGTAGTTTCTATAATGGGTCCTCAAAGTAGTG GCAAGAGTACACTATTAAATTCTTTGTTTAATACCAACTTCAGAGAGATGGATGCATTTAAAGGAAG GTCTCAAACAACCAAAGGAATTTGGATGGCTAAATGTGTTGGCATAGAGCCTTGTACACTTGTGATGGATTTGGAGGGTACAGATGGAAGAGAGCGTGGAGAG GATGACACTGCATTTGAAAAGCAGAGTGCTTTATTTGCTTTGGCTATTTCTGATATTGTGCTAATAAACAT GTGGTGCCATGACATTGGCCGCGAACAAGCTGCAAATAAGCCTCTTTTAAAAACTGTGTTTCAG GTCATGATGAGATTGTTTAGTCCACGCAAAACAACATTGCTGTTTGTCATACGTGACAAGACAAAG ACACCGCTTGAAAATTTAGAGCCTGTTTTGCGAGAAGATATTCAGAAG ATATGGGACTCTGTTCCTAAACCAGAGGCCCATAAGGAAACCCCATTAAGTGATTTTTTCATT GTTGAAGTTGTTGCTCTTTCTAGTTTCgaagaaaaggaagaacaaTTTAAGGAACAG gttGCCAGCTTGAGGAAACGATTCCAGCATTCTATCGCTCCAGGTGGCCTTGCAGGGGATCGGCGTGGAGTAGTTCCTGCTTCTGGCTTTTCTTTTAGTGCTCAGGAAATCTGGAAAATCATTAAGGAGAATAAGGATCTCGACCTTCCCGCACACAAG GTCATGGTTGCTACTGTTCGATGTGAAGAAATTGCTAATGAGAAATATGACCTTCTTGTTTCAAATAAG GACTGGTGTGAATTGAAAGAGGCTGTGCAATCTGGCCCTATTTCTGGTTTTGGGAAAAATCTCAATTCACTCCTTACCGCTTGTCTTTCAGA ATATGATGCTGAAGCCAATTATTTTGACGAAGGTGTCAGAACGGCAAAACAAAAGCAACTCCAAGAAAAACTGTTGCAA CTTGTCCAACCAGCATTCCAAAGTGCGCTAGGACATGTAAGGTCCAAAGCGTTTGATAAGTTCAAGGCAGCATTTGACAAGGCTTTGAATGGAGGGGAAGCGTTTTCTTCTGCTGCTAATACATGCGTGGAGTCTTGTATGGCTAAGTTTGATGAAGGATGTGCAG ATGTTGTCATTGAAATAGCTGACTGGGATACATCTAAAGTGAGGGAGAAGCTGCGGCGTGATGTTGATGCACATGTCTCATCTGTCCGTGCATCTAAGATATCAGAACTAGTTTCATCATATGAG GAAAAACTGAAGGAGGCATTATCTGCACCTGTTGAAACTCTATTGGATGGAGCTAATAATGATACTTGGTCATCGATAAGGAAACTTCTTAATCGTGAGACTCTATCAGCTGTTTCTGGGTTCTCTGCAGAACTTGACagatatgatatggatgaagaaacaaaaaagagcATGATTGTGACTTTAGAGGATTATGCAAAGGGTGTGATAGAAGCCAGGGCTAGGGAAGAGGCTAGCAGAGTTCTAATCCGTATGAAGGACAG GTTTATGACATTGTTTAGTCATGATTCTGATTCAATGCCTCGTATTTGGACGGGTAAAGAAGATATTCGAGCCATCACAAAGTCTTCCCGCTCTGAA TGCTTGAAGTTGCTGTCTGTAATGGCTGTACTTCGTTTGGCTGATGCTGATGATATTTATGATATAGAGAAAACATTAACAGTCGCATTGGCAGATTCATCAAGCGATTCTGGTAAAGATAAGAGCATCACGACACTCGATCCACTGGCTTCAAGCACTTGGGAGCAG GTTCCAACCTCTAAAACATTGATCACACCTGTCCAGTGCAAATCATTGTGGAAGCAATTCAAGACAGAGACAGAATATACTGTCTCTCAGGCCATTGCTGCACAG GAAGCCAACAATCGTAGCAACAATTGGTTACCTCCACCATGGGCAATTGTTGCTCTGCTTATTCTTGGATTTAATGAATTTATGACAATTTTAAG AAATCCCTTGTATATAGGTGTCATCTTTGTTGGCTATCTTCTCATGAAATCCCTATGGGTGCAGCTTGACGTTGCGGGAGAATTTCAAAATGGAGCT cttCCAGGAATCATCTCCTTGTCTAGCAAGTTTATTCCAGTTATCATGAACCTTGTGAGAAAACTAGCAGAGGAGGCACAGAATGCTGCAGCCGGTGACCATAGTGGAAATTCATCAAAACGCTATGAGAGGCCTGTTCCTTCTGGTAGAGTTACATCATCGAGTTCTTCTTCTCGTCTGACTTCTTTGGGTAATCGAACTGACTCAACCGAGTCTATCAGTCCATTAAAAGAAGAGTAG
- the LOC108333362 gene encoding EID1-like F-box protein 2, protein MILAKQYRCIHSASCQCTKGHLTEDVIFLVFYHLNWNPKLIAALSCACKWFDDFAKRVLWKEFCRTRAPKMMLDLQSSGSHSVDGNWRALGKLLIYCAGSKKGGLFTNIHIPGHFVYQTRFSRTSGRSFLLPQCRTDVLYVSDPCEHLDQGEEGDIGFFRGVFKSFSASKVKKMLIKKSAKFHPTEVCPYCKAKLWNMLQANMIPQSASCRLGSYEDCVEYYVCLNGHMLGFCTLLPLSDSEEASELV, encoded by the coding sequence ATGATCCTCGCAAAGCAGTACCGATGCATACATTCAGCTAGCTGTCAATGCACTAAAGGACATTTAACTGAAGATGTGATATTCTTAGTATTTTATCATTTGAATTGGAATCCAAAGCTAATTGCTGCTCTGTCATGTGCATGCAAATGGTTTGATGATTTTGCCAAACGAGTTCTGTGGAAAGAGTTTTGTCGAACAAGAGCTCCAAAAATGATGCTTGATCTGCAGTCTAGCGGGAGTCACAGTGTTGATGGGAACTGGAGAGCCCTAGGGAAGCTGCTTATCTACTGTGCAGGAAGCAAAAAAGGTGGTTTGTTCACCAACATTCACATTCCTGGTCATTTTGTTTATCAGACACGGTTTTCTAGAACATCTGGAAGGAGCTTTCTCTTGCCACAATGCAGAACTGATGTTTTGTATGTATCTGATCCTTGCGAGCATCTGGACCAAGGTGAAGAGGGCGACATAGGGTTCTTCCGAGGAGTTTTTAAGTCATTTTCAGCTTCAAAGGTCAAGAAAATGCTTATCAAGAAAAGTGCCAAGTTCCATCCAACAGAAGTCTGTCCTTATTGTAAAGCAAAGTTGTGGAACATGCTGCAAGCCAATATGATTCCTCAAAGTGCTAGTTGCAGGTTGGGTTCCTATGAAGATTGTGTCGAGTATTATGTATGCCTAAATGGTCACATGCTTGGCTTCTGCACCCTGTTACCATTGTCTGATTCTGAAGAAGCATCTGAGTTGGTGTAA
- the LOC108333201 gene encoding protein ROOT HAIR DEFECTIVE 3 homolog 1 isoform X2 — MKEVKLGECGLSYAVVSIMGPQSSGKSTLLNSLFNTNFREMDAFKGRSQTTKGIWMAKCVGIEPCTLVMDLEGTDGRERGEDDTAFEKQSALFALAISDIVLINMWCHDIGREQAANKPLLKTVFQVMMRLFSPRKTTLLFVIRDKTKTPLENLEPVLREDIQKIWDSVPKPEAHKETPLSDFFIVEVVALSSFEEKEEQFKEQVASLRKRFQHSIAPGGLAGDRRGVVPASGFSFSAQEIWKIIKENKDLDLPAHKVMVATVRCEEIANEKYDLLVSNKDWCELKEAVQSGPISGFGKNLNSLLTACLSEYDAEANYFDEGVRTAKQKQLQEKLLQLVQPAFQSALGHVRSKAFDKFKAAFDKALNGGEAFSSAANTCVESCMAKFDEGCADVVIEIADWDTSKVREKLRRDVDAHVSSVRASKISELVSSYEEKLKEALSAPVETLLDGANNDTWSSIRKLLNRETLSAVSGFSAELDRYDMDEETKKSMIVTLEDYAKGVIEARAREEASRVLIRMKDRFMTLFSHDSDSMPRIWTGKEDIRAITKSSRSECLKLLSVMAVLRLADADDIYDIEKTLTVALADSSSDSGKDKSITTLDPLASSTWEQVPTSKTLITPVQCKSLWKQFKTETEYTVSQAIAAQEANNRSNNWLPPPWAIVALLILGFNEFMTILRNPLYIGVIFVGYLLMKSLWVQLDVAGEFQNGALPGIISLSSKFIPVIMNLVRKLAEEAQNAAAGDHSGNSSKRYERPVPSGRVTSSSSSSRLTSLGNRTDSTESISPLKEE; from the exons ATGAAAGAAGTTAAATTAGGTGAATGTGGGCTTTCCTATGCCGTAGTTTCTATAATGGGTCCTCAAAGTAGTG GCAAGAGTACACTATTAAATTCTTTGTTTAATACCAACTTCAGAGAGATGGATGCATTTAAAGGAAG GTCTCAAACAACCAAAGGAATTTGGATGGCTAAATGTGTTGGCATAGAGCCTTGTACACTTGTGATGGATTTGGAGGGTACAGATGGAAGAGAGCGTGGAGAG GATGACACTGCATTTGAAAAGCAGAGTGCTTTATTTGCTTTGGCTATTTCTGATATTGTGCTAATAAACAT GTGGTGCCATGACATTGGCCGCGAACAAGCTGCAAATAAGCCTCTTTTAAAAACTGTGTTTCAG GTCATGATGAGATTGTTTAGTCCACGCAAAACAACATTGCTGTTTGTCATACGTGACAAGACAAAG ACACCGCTTGAAAATTTAGAGCCTGTTTTGCGAGAAGATATTCAGAAG ATATGGGACTCTGTTCCTAAACCAGAGGCCCATAAGGAAACCCCATTAAGTGATTTTTTCATT GTTGAAGTTGTTGCTCTTTCTAGTTTCgaagaaaaggaagaacaaTTTAAGGAACAG gttGCCAGCTTGAGGAAACGATTCCAGCATTCTATCGCTCCAGGTGGCCTTGCAGGGGATCGGCGTGGAGTAGTTCCTGCTTCTGGCTTTTCTTTTAGTGCTCAGGAAATCTGGAAAATCATTAAGGAGAATAAGGATCTCGACCTTCCCGCACACAAG GTCATGGTTGCTACTGTTCGATGTGAAGAAATTGCTAATGAGAAATATGACCTTCTTGTTTCAAATAAG GACTGGTGTGAATTGAAAGAGGCTGTGCAATCTGGCCCTATTTCTGGTTTTGGGAAAAATCTCAATTCACTCCTTACCGCTTGTCTTTCAGA ATATGATGCTGAAGCCAATTATTTTGACGAAGGTGTCAGAACGGCAAAACAAAAGCAACTCCAAGAAAAACTGTTGCAA CTTGTCCAACCAGCATTCCAAAGTGCGCTAGGACATGTAAGGTCCAAAGCGTTTGATAAGTTCAAGGCAGCATTTGACAAGGCTTTGAATGGAGGGGAAGCGTTTTCTTCTGCTGCTAATACATGCGTGGAGTCTTGTATGGCTAAGTTTGATGAAGGATGTGCAG ATGTTGTCATTGAAATAGCTGACTGGGATACATCTAAAGTGAGGGAGAAGCTGCGGCGTGATGTTGATGCACATGTCTCATCTGTCCGTGCATCTAAGATATCAGAACTAGTTTCATCATATGAG GAAAAACTGAAGGAGGCATTATCTGCACCTGTTGAAACTCTATTGGATGGAGCTAATAATGATACTTGGTCATCGATAAGGAAACTTCTTAATCGTGAGACTCTATCAGCTGTTTCTGGGTTCTCTGCAGAACTTGACagatatgatatggatgaagaaacaaaaaagagcATGATTGTGACTTTAGAGGATTATGCAAAGGGTGTGATAGAAGCCAGGGCTAGGGAAGAGGCTAGCAGAGTTCTAATCCGTATGAAGGACAG GTTTATGACATTGTTTAGTCATGATTCTGATTCAATGCCTCGTATTTGGACGGGTAAAGAAGATATTCGAGCCATCACAAAGTCTTCCCGCTCTGAA TGCTTGAAGTTGCTGTCTGTAATGGCTGTACTTCGTTTGGCTGATGCTGATGATATTTATGATATAGAGAAAACATTAACAGTCGCATTGGCAGATTCATCAAGCGATTCTGGTAAAGATAAGAGCATCACGACACTCGATCCACTGGCTTCAAGCACTTGGGAGCAG GTTCCAACCTCTAAAACATTGATCACACCTGTCCAGTGCAAATCATTGTGGAAGCAATTCAAGACAGAGACAGAATATACTGTCTCTCAGGCCATTGCTGCACAG GAAGCCAACAATCGTAGCAACAATTGGTTACCTCCACCATGGGCAATTGTTGCTCTGCTTATTCTTGGATTTAATGAATTTATGACAATTTTAAG AAATCCCTTGTATATAGGTGTCATCTTTGTTGGCTATCTTCTCATGAAATCCCTATGGGTGCAGCTTGACGTTGCGGGAGAATTTCAAAATGGAGCT cttCCAGGAATCATCTCCTTGTCTAGCAAGTTTATTCCAGTTATCATGAACCTTGTGAGAAAACTAGCAGAGGAGGCACAGAATGCTGCAGCCGGTGACCATAGTGGAAATTCATCAAAACGCTATGAGAGGCCTGTTCCTTCTGGTAGAGTTACATCATCGAGTTCTTCTTCTCGTCTGACTTCTTTGGGTAATCGAACTGACTCAACCGAGTCTATCAGTCCATTAAAAGAAGAGTAG